In the genome of Granulibacter bethesdensis CGDNIH1, one region contains:
- a CDS encoding alpha/beta hydrolase, giving the protein MSDQETGVMVQRRIIPFPSSISAEARASLERLVNADGVPLNALYTMPSPDDHAGWMRVKAAADGHYAAAMKELAGTLRAGVETIRTCDATIHVATPDTVTAPDCAYLDFHGGALVFGGGDACRAQARMQADRHGALCYGVDYRMPPEHPYPAALDDAVAAYRHVLEYHAPSRIVVGGRSAGGNLAVAMLLRAKDEGLALPTGLVLLSPQVDLTESGDSFQINQMVDVVLPSSLIQNNQLYAGGADLSHPYLSPLFGDLSDFPPTFLQSGTRDLFLSNTVRMHRALRRAGVDAELHVFEAMPHGGFQGSTPEDHELAGEMSRFVAARWR; this is encoded by the coding sequence CGATCAAGAAACCGGCGTGATGGTGCAACGCCGTATCATCCCCTTTCCGTCCTCGATCAGCGCAGAGGCGCGCGCCAGTCTGGAACGGCTGGTGAACGCGGATGGCGTTCCGTTGAACGCGCTCTACACCATGCCCTCGCCCGACGATCATGCTGGCTGGATGAGGGTCAAGGCCGCTGCGGACGGACATTATGCGGCCGCCATGAAGGAACTGGCCGGCACGCTGCGCGCGGGCGTGGAGACGATCCGAACCTGTGATGCCACCATTCATGTCGCGACGCCCGATACCGTGACCGCGCCGGACTGCGCCTATCTGGACTTCCATGGCGGCGCACTGGTGTTCGGGGGCGGCGATGCCTGCCGCGCGCAGGCGCGGATGCAGGCGGATCGGCACGGGGCGCTATGTTACGGCGTCGATTACAGGATGCCGCCCGAACATCCCTATCCCGCAGCGCTAGACGATGCCGTGGCGGCGTATCGCCATGTGCTCGAATACCATGCGCCGTCACGCATCGTCGTCGGCGGACGATCGGCAGGCGGCAATCTGGCGGTTGCGATGCTCCTGCGCGCAAAGGATGAAGGGCTTGCCCTACCCACAGGGTTGGTTCTCTTATCGCCGCAGGTCGATCTGACCGAGTCCGGCGACAGTTTCCAGATCAACCAGATGGTCGATGTCGTGCTGCCCAGCTCGCTGATACAAAACAACCAACTGTACGCCGGTGGTGCTGACCTGTCGCACCCCTATCTCTCGCCCTTGTTCGGTGATCTCAGCGACTTCCCGCCGACCTTCCTTCAGTCGGGTACACGGGACCTCTTTTTGTCCAATACGGTCCGCATGCACCGCGCGTTGCGCCGGGCGGGTGTGGATGCCGAACTCCATGTCTTCGAGGCGATGCCGCATGGCGGGTTTCAGGGAAGCACACCGGAAGACCATGAGTTGGCCGGTGAAATGTCGCGGTTTGTCGCCGCTCGTTGGCGGTGA